From Acipenser ruthenus chromosome 23, fAciRut3.2 maternal haplotype, whole genome shotgun sequence, the proteins below share one genomic window:
- the LOC131699680 gene encoding fatty acid hydroxylase domain-containing protein 2-like encodes MKRRAVAAESARQTGQVWDSLKKAAFVLGSGLFILVAFRNSVTWHLQRFWGASGDFWQTQWGKLHSLFRGHEVALFFLGTMLAPTIAFWSFNAMLMLADATGVPAFITRYRIQRDRNNPVEPAKLWQAVRTVLFNQFCLSVPMVMLMYPIMQWRGNPCGPELPTFHWALLEIAIFGLMEEIMFYYSHRLFHHPALYKHFHKVHHEWTAPIGVVALYAHPVEHVLSNMLPPMLGPMLMGSHVATTTLWFCVALVITSISHCGYHLPFLPSPEFHDFHHLKFNQCYGVLGVLDRLHGTDTVFKKTKAYERHTLLLNLTPLSESIPDTPKQGE; translated from the exons ATGAAGAGACGGGCTGTGGCTGCAGAGTCTGCGAGACAG ACAGGACAGGTGTGGGACTCATTGAAGAAGGCTGCCTTTGTTCTGGGCTCTGGGCTTTTCATCTTGGTTGCGTTCAGGAACTCCGTCACTTG GCACCTGCAGCGGTTCTGGGGAGCGTCGGGGGATTTCTGGCAGACGCAGTGGGGGAAGCTGCACAGCCTGTTCAGAGGCCATGAGGTGGCACTGTTCTTCCTGG GGACCATGCTGGCTCCTACCATCGCATTCTGGTCCTTTAACGCAATGCTCATGCTGGCCGACGCGACTGGAGTCCCTGCCTTCATCACCCGCTACAGGATTCAGAGGGACAGGAACAATCCG GTTGAGCCAGCGAAGCTGTGGCAGGCTGTGAGGACAGTTCTGTTTAATCAGTTCTGCCTCTCTGTTCCCATGGTGATGCTCATGTATCCCATCATGCAATGGAGAGGAAACCCATGTGGACCGGAGCTGCCTACCTTCCACTGGGCGCTGCTGGAGATCGCCATCTTCGGGCTGATGGAAGAGATTATGTTCTACTACTCACACAG GTTGTTCCATCACCCGGCTCTGTACAAGCATTTCCATAAGGTGCACCACGAGTGGACGGCCCCAATCGGAGTGGTGGCTCTCTATGCCCATCCTGTAGAGCACGTG TTATCCAATATGCTGCCTCCCATGCTCGGTCCCATGTTAATGGGCTCCCACGTTGCCACCACCACGCTGTGGTTTTGCGTGGCTCTGGTGATCACCAGCATATCACACTGTGGGTACCACCTGCCCTTCCTGCCCTCTCCCGAATTCCACGATTTCCATCACCTCAA GTTTAACCAGTGCTATGGAGTGCTGGGGGTTCTGGACAGACTGCATGGCACAGATACTGTCTTCAAGAAGACCAAAGCGTACGAGCGCCACACCCTGCTGCTCAACCTCACACCTCTCTCGGAGAGCATCCCAGACACCCCCAAGCAGGGAGAGTGA